In the Thermomicrobiales bacterium genome, TTCGGAGAAGCGCTCGCATTCCTTGGGGGGATGAACGTCCTGGTCAACAATGCCGGCATCGCTGGACCGACAGCGCCAATTGAAGACATCAGCATTGACGAGTGGAACAGGACGGTCGCCATCGACCTGAACGGCATGTTCTACTGCACCCGTCTGGCCGTTCCGTTCCTGAAGACGGCGGGCGGCGGGAGCATCATCAACCTCTCGTCGATCGGCGGCCGGCTGGGCTATCCGCTCCGGACGCCCTACGCCGCCGCTAAATGGGGTGTGGTGGGATTGACCAAGAGCCTCGCCATCGAACTCGGACCGTTTAACGTGCGCGTCAATGCCATTCAACCGGGCGTCGTGGAAGGACAACGCATCGACCAGGTCGTTGCTGCGCGAGCGGCGATGCGCGGAATCGACGTTGACGAGGCGATGAAGCGGTTTCTAGCGCCGATCTCCCTTGGCCGCATGGTGAGCGCCCAGGACATCGCGAACATGGCCTTGTTCCTTGCAAGCCCAGCGGGCGCGAGCATCTCCGGGCAAGCGCTGTCGGTGTGCGGAGATCACGGCTACATGGCGTAGTCCCGGCCTCAGGCGACCAGCGGCGGTGGCCCGTCATGTAGCGGCGTGGATAGCCCGCCAACTGATGCTGACGGTGACAGTGTCGATTCTCAGGCCAGCCCCAGCCTCCTGTGCCGCAGCCTGTCTCTCGGTGACCAGCGTTATCGCGACGGCCCCGTGACGGGTGGATGATCCGAACGGACCCTGTCTACGACGTTCCCGGCGTTCTCTGTCGTCCCAATAACCGGAATATGACGATTCTCCTACGTCTGCTCCCGCGCGGCCAGCGAAACACGCCAGGCGTCGCGGGCGACGACCCACTCGTCGCGCAGCAGGTCGAACAGCAGCGCGTCGCGGTGAACGCCGTGCTTGACATCCTCCCACTTCAACCGGCCGGCCGGCCGATACCCCTGCTTCTGAACCGCGGACGCCGAGCGCACGTTCGGCTCCCAGACGTAGGAGTTGAGCGCGTGCAGCTGCAAGTGGTCGAAGGCGTACTCCAGCAGCAGGTGCTTCGCCTCGGTGCCATACCCCTGTCCACGGTAGGCCGGGTCGTAGATCCAGGCGCCGGTCTCGGCGGTGCGGTTGATCCAATCGATATCGAAGAGCTGAAACGCGCCAATCAGGGCGTCGCCCGCCTTCGCGCAGGCCGTGAGCCAGACTTCCGACGGCGGTTGCTGCTTGAAGATGTCGTCGATCAGCGCGTCGAAGGCCAACGGACTGAACGGGACGCGGCCGCGTTCCATGAACGTCTCCGGCTCGGTCGCCTGAAAGCGCGCGAGATCCCCGCCGTCCTCCTTCTCGCTGGGCCGCAGATAGAGCCGTGGCCCGACCACGAGCGCGTTACGCATTGCCGGCCTCCTCGTCCTCGAACCGCCAGAGGCGATTGACCTTCTGATAATAGAGCTTGTCAGTTCGCCCCGAGGGCCGGGCAAAGTGCTGTCGTAGCCGGCCAGTCTGGTCCATGCCAGCCGCCTCGGCCGCGGCGATCCCCTCCCGGTCGTCGGCGGCCAACTCCAGCGTCGTTACCAGCATCTCGCGCTCCTCATGGAGCCAGGGAACGATGACACGGATCGCATCGGCGCGGATTGCCCCGGCATCCTCGACCCACGGCGCAATATGCAACGCCACCGACGCATGCCGAGCGTCACTCCAGATCCTGGCCGATCCGACGATCTCGTCGTCGCTCGCTTCAGGTGTCGCCGCGCCTTCGATCCGCACCAACGCGTAATGCGCCTCACGCGACCAGAAGCTCTTGTGCTTCTCCTTCAGCCATTCCTCCGCTCGGGAGGCGTCGATCGGATATGGGGATGGGTGCCACGCGCTTGCAACCGCCTTGTCGCCCATGACGAGAGGCCGGAACGCGACCACAGTGCCTGTCAGGTAGCTCACGCGCATCGGGGAGATGCTCCTGGTTCTTTCTCGCTTCATCGTTACCAAACCCATCGAGTATAGCGGCCCCGCATGGCATGCGTGATGCGCGAGCCTGAATCAGCCGGCCTTCGCGGCCGCGCGGATTGGAGCGAGGGCGAAATGCCAGGCACAACAACTCCCGGCCCGCTCGTCGGGCTACGAGATGTCGATCCGAATGCGTTCAACATACCAGCCGCCCGCGATCAGCAGGATCGCGCAGAGTTGGCCGAACGACAGCGATTCGACTGGCGGCCGATCGCACTCGGAGGGGCGCTCGTCTGGATCGGGCTACGCCGTCGGTCGCTTCCCGGGTTCATCCTCGGCGCTGGCGGAAGCGGCCTTGCCCTGGCCGGGTTGATGGGCAAGGTCTGGTTGCGCGGTCCGCTCGCGCCGGAAGGTGAGATGAGCGTGCGGGTTGAGGAGTCAATCACGATCGACCGACCGCTCGAGCAGGTATATCGCGACTGGCACGATATCGAGAACCTGCCGCGTATCCTGTCGAACGTGATCTCGGTGCGCGACCACGGTGACGGACGCTCGCGGTGGGTTGTGGCCGGCCCACTTGGCAGGACCGTTACCTGGGAGGCGGAAGCGATCAACGATGATGCGAATCGGGTGTTGTCGTGGCGCTCGGTCGGCAAGACGGCAGCGCCAAACGTCGGCGCGGTCCACTTCCACGCCACCCCAGACGCACGCGGCAGCGAGGTGCGGGTGCGGATCGAGTACGACCCGCCGGGCGGTCCGGCCGGCGCCGCCATCGCCCGCCTGCTGGGCAGCACTGCGAGCGAGCAGGTCGCCAGCGATCTGCGCCGCTTCAAGACCTGGGTCGAGAGCAGCACTCCCACCGAGACTTGATCAGACCACAGTCGGGGATCGGAACGTCAGATTATTCGCGCGCATCATCTCCAGCAGGAGTGGACGCAAGGACGAGTGATCAAGCCGGATCACCGCTTCCCGGTCACATTGGAGCCCATCCATCGCACGTTCGTACAACATCAGCGCCGGTTCGTCATTATGCGCGTTCCGATACAGTACGCCATCGAGCGTGGAATAGGTTGTCGAGGTATCGTAGAAGTACCGCGACCATGGCTGTGAGTGCTGGTAAGGGCACTTCGCGACGGCGGCAATAGTGCCAGCACGCATGGCACCCCGCCCACGGAGATCCAGCAGATGGAGCGAGCGAGTCGCGCAAGGCATCGCGACCACACGATTAGCTAACTCAACGATTCCGGTATCCCCGAATACCTCGACCAGCGCACTGGAAAACGCTTCCGCTGGCTTCCTGGACCACGCCGCGTAGTAGACGGCGCGGTCTGGATCATCGGCCGGTATCCGTTCGGGCCCCTCTCCTCGATGATGGTCGAAACGCTTCCGAGGACCATTATGACGAAAGGTCAGTGCGTTCGCGCCCCGTCGATCAGGATCAAAGATACGAACAATTGTCGCGCCCTGGGATAACGTGACGAACACCGGTCCAGGCTTTCGTGCCGGGGGCGGCGGCGCGATCCGGGCCACGTCAGTCGACACCGACGCCTTGGGCGAGCGAGGTGACATCGGCGACTCGGCCGGCCTTCAGCGCCGCTAGCGGAGTCGCGCCAGAGAGCATCTCGTTGGGCTTCGTCAGCCAGCGCACCTTCGCCAGCGACGAAACGTTCAACGCCCGGAACACTCGCGGGAGATCGGCGATGACGCCATCCGGTCCGTCCGGGTCAAATTGCCAGGCAGGGAAGCGGAGCGCGCCGCGATCTCTCACCGCGAGCAGCGATCCACTGCCAACACGATCATGCGGCGTCTGGCGCGTAACATCCAGCAGACAAGCGACCTCCGCTGTCGTCAGCGCCCCGTCGAGCAGCTCGCGACGACGCTGAAACGAACGCATCAGCACATCGACCTCCACCGCCGCCCGCTCGGCTGGCGTCAGTTGGGCGCCACCGACCAATCTGCGGACGACGTCAGGAACATCATCTTCGACCGGCGCCAACGCGCGAGCAACGGCGCCGATGACGGCCGCGACCTCCTCCGGCGCGAGTGCGTTTAGCCGGTCCTGAAGCAGCCGCGCCGACTCGTCGATCTTCGGCTCGATCAACTCGAACGCAGGTGTCGCGCTGATCCGAACTGTCGCTACCATCCATCACCTCTATATCATCGTTCGGTCATGAGCATAATGACCTGCGTAAGACATGTCAAGTCGCGATGATATCACTCCTGCATTCAGGTTGCGGCGCCATGTGGTCGCTTTCCGTGGAATGCGAATCGATCTCACCTCCACGACACCGAGGGTCTGCAGGTTCGTTGAAGGCTCGGTGTGACGGGCCGCGGGTATCGACGTGCGCTGCCGGAGAGTAGAAGGAAGTGGCTCCCTCTCTACGGCACGATGATCTGCCCGGGGAACTCGACCTCCATCTCGGCCCCGTCGCGATAGATCTGGATTGTGCCAGTGACGCAAACGGTCTTACCCATAAACAGCTCCTCCGGCGGCGCGTCGAAGCGGTAGCGCGCGTCGATCCACATCAGCACCGTGAAGCGGCCGGGGTCGGGGTAGGCAGCGCCCAGATTGAGAAAGGTGGGCTTGCCGCGACTCGAGCTGGCCCAGGTGGCATCCATAACCTGGCCGATCACGGTGATCTCCTGGCCGGCGTGGTCGATTGCCTGGTTCCAGGGGATCGCGCCGGGGCAGGGGTCAGGGGTTGGAGTCGGCGGCTCGGACGTCGGCGTCATTGTCGGAAGTTGCGTAGTGGGCGTGACGGTCGGGGGCAATGCGGTGGGGCTAGCCGTTGCTGTCGGCGCCGGTCGCTGGGTTGGCTGAGACGTGGCGAAGACGGCGGGCGGTTGGGTCGGATTCACCGCCGGTGGGGCAACTGTTGATCGAGCGTCGATCAAGGCGCTGGGTTGCGTGCCGCCGCAGCCGGCCAGCAGCATTGCGCCGAGGAGGACGAAGGCCCACATGGACAGCCATCTACTGGTCACCCGCACGCGCGCCTCCAACTCCCTGATGATCAAACCTTGTCACTTGTGACGCGCAGCATAGCACGCCAACACAGACTCCCGTCTATTGCTGGAAGCGATCTGTGTCTGCTATCTCGTTTCTGCAATCATTTGACGACCAGCGACGATGAAGGAGACAACATGAGCGACGAGCGACCCTTTGGCATTCCCCTCTCCGACGATGTGCTCGCGCGACGAGCGCGGCTGCCGATCAAGCCCGACCCGGTGACGTTGGAGGGCAAGCGGGTACGGCTACGGCCACTCGATCTGGAGCATGACGTCGCGCCGCTGCACGCCGTCTCAAACGGTGAGCCGGCCACGCTCGGGGAGCGCCGCGTCGGGGCCTACGACGCCGACGCCGAGATCTGGCGCTACATGCCGGCCGGCCCATTCGTCGACGCCGCCGGGCTGGGCGGGTATCTGCGCGGACTCGCCGAGACGCCCAATCTGCTGCCGCTCTGTGTCGAGGACGTCGCAACCGGCCAGCCAGTCGGCGTCGTCACCTTCATGAGCAACTTCCCCGAGCATCTGAAGATCGAGCTCGGCAACATCTGGTACACCCCGCTCGTCCAGGGCACCGGCGCGAACCGCGAGGCGACGTACCTGATGCTGCGGCACGCCTTCGGCCTCGGCTACCGACGGGTAGAGTGGAAGTGCGACGCGCTCAATGCCCGCTCGCGCCACACTGCCGAGCGCATGGGCTTCATCTTCGAGGGCATCCAGCAGGCGCACCTCATCGTCAAGGGCCGCAACCGCGACACCGCCTGGTTCCGCATCCTCGATCATGAGTGGCCGGCGGTTGAAGCACGGTTGCGGGCGATGATGTCGGGACGCAGGGTCGATCCCGCGTAGGGAAGGGCGCCACGCGACCACGTCCGACACATCCGACGTTGGAACGCTCTCCCACGTTGGGGTTCTGGCCGGGCGTTGCCGCGGCGAGTCGTTATGCGGCTTGCCCCACGGCGGGCGGGCGGTCTCCGGTGTTCATGAGCCGACCGATCGTTCCGCGCCCGCCCCTACGCGGAACTCGCCCCTCGTCCCCTCATCCCTCGCTACCCGTACAACGCTTCCCGGATTGTGCTGACCTGCTGACGTAGCGCAGTGTTCGTCTCGATCTCGCGCTCGATCTTGCCGATGCCATGCATGACCGTCGAGTGGTCGCGGCCGCCGAGCAGCGCGCCGATCTCGACCAGCGACGAGCCGGTCTCCTCGCGCAGCACGTACATCGCCACCTGGCGCGGCAGGACGACCTCCTTGCTGCGGCCGCGGCCGCGCAGGTCGGCCAGCGTCGCCTTGTAGTGCTTCATCACTTCAGCCAGCACCCGTTCGGGGGTGATCTGTGCGCGACGCGCCTCGAGCGCGGCGTCGTTGAGCGCCTGGCTGGCGATGTCCATCCGGATCGGGGCGTTGAAGAGCTGGGCCAGCGCGATGATCTTGTTGAGAGCCCCCTCCAGCTCGCGGATGTTCGACTGCACCTTGCGCGCAACGTATTCCAGCACGTCGTTCGGCACATGGACGCCGAGCGACTGGCCCTTGCGGGAGAGGATCGCCGTGCGCGTCTCGATGTCCGGCGGCTGGACGTCGACGATCAGGCCGCCCTCGAAGCGCGAGCGCAGCCGTTCGGCCAGTGTCGGGATCGCCTTGGGTGGGCGGTCGGAGGAGACGATGATCTGCCGGCCAGACTGGAACAGGTCGTTGAAGGTGTGGAAGAACTCCTCTTGCGTCGCCTCCTTACCGGCAATGAACTGAATGTCGTCGATCATCAGGATGTCAGCCGAGCGGTAACGATCGCGGAACTCGTCGGTCCTCTGCCCCATGATCGACTTGATCAGATCGTTGGTGAATTTCTCGGAGGAGACGTAGAGCACGCGCGTCTCCGGCCGCTGGTCGATCGCGCGGTGGCCGACAGCGTGCATCAGGTGCGTCTTGCCCAACCCGACGCCGCCGTAGATGAACAGCGGGTTGAATGCCTGGGCCGGTTTGTCGCCGACCGCCATCGACGCGGCGTGGGCTAGCCGGTTCGATGGACCAACGACGAACGTCTCGAACGTGTAGCCGGGGTTCAGCCCCGGGCGGGCATCGGCAGAGAGCGTCATCTGGTGCGACTCCGGTCGTGGCGCAGGATCCTCCCTCAGCGAACGCGAGGCCGGCGGGGTAGGCCGGGTCTTCGGCTTCGGCGCGCGAACCGGGGAGGCAGACCCCTGCCCGCCGACAACGTACTCGACTGTCAGCCGCCGGTTGGCGATCGCCGAGAGCGCAGCGACGATCTCATCGTCGAACTTCAGCCGCAGTTGGTCGACCGCGAAGGCATTCGGCGCGGCGACGGTCGCCACCCCGTTCTCGACACCGAGAAGGGTCGTCGAGCGCAGCCACGTCTCGTAATTCGCCCGCGAGATGCGCCCCTGCAAGTCGGACAGGGCCGATTGCCAGAGTTGCTGGTAGCGGGGATCGAGCGCGGCGCTGTCTGCCATCGGCACCCTCTCGCGATGAGTCGTCCGGTTCCTGGTCATCGTTGTACCCTGTGGACAGATTCATCCACAAGCTGTACGTACACTCATTCTAGCAGAGAAGCCGGTGATTGAGGTTGTGAAGAAGCAGACCGGGCCGTGGGGTGGCCCGGTCTGCGGGGAGGGGGTATGGAGCATAGGCGGCTCCACGCTCGACGGGGTCGGCGCGCATAACGCATTGCGACGCCGTCATTGACATATACGTTTCATCGGGCATTCTGGTTCCAACGATCGGGATCCAGCAATCCCCCGAATGCTCCGCCGGACGATGGCCGGAACGGGAAGAAAGCAGTGCCGCCATGCAGCACCTGGACGAGTCATTGCTCCCTGAGATCGAGGGCGCAAAGCAGGACCTCTCGACGCGGCTGGATCAACCAGCGTCCGTCATCGAGACAATCCGCGCGGAGCGCGTGACCTGGCCAGACGGCAGCCTCGGCTGCCCGCGCCCCGGACTGCTCTACACCCAGGCACTGGTGCGCGGCTATTTCATCCAGCTTCGCGCCGCCGGCCGCGACTGGAATTACCACGGCGGCCGTGGCCGTCTGCCCCGGCTATGCGACTCCGTCAACGAACGACTGCCCGAGGATCTCCGGAGCGGCGATCTCACGATGTGACTGGTCGGACGCGGGGAGCCGCGTCTGTCGATAGAATGCGTCCAGTATGCAGAGAGTCGGCCGGCCAGATCCGGCGACAGGAAGGGCACTGGACGATGGTCGACACGCTGATCACTGGTGGGCATCTGCTGACGATGCAGGGGGATGGCGCCGGGTTCGTCGAGAATGGCGCGGTGGCGATCGAGGGGCGGCGGATCGTCGCCGTCGGGCCGCGGGAGAAGGTCGAGGCGCTCGGGCCGGCCAGACGCACGATCGACGCGACCGGCAAGCTGGTCATGCCCGGGCTGATCGACGCCCACACGCATTCTCACTCCGATCTCGGGCGTGGCTGGGCGCAGGAGGTCCAGCCCTGGATGGCCTCGTCCTATGGGCCGCTGATGCGCCACGCCGATGAGCGCGACAGCCCGATCGGCACGATGCTGATGCTGATGGAGGGCGTCGCCAACGGCACCACGACGTTCGGCGACTATGACCGCCCGATGGATGCGCTGCTCGCCGTCCATGAGCAATTCGGCAATCGCGCCGTCGTCTGCGAGAACATCTCCGAGCTGAACTGGGACAAGCGTGAAGAGTGGGTCGCGCAGGGCTGGAAGCCCGGAGATCCCACCCCGCTCGACCCTGAGACAGGGGAGAGGACGCTGGCGACCGCGCTGGCGCTCTACGATCGTTGGCACGGCCGGGACGAGGGGCGGCTCCGCGTGATCCTCGGCCCGCACGCCCCGGACTTCCTCTCGAAGGAGATGCTGCTACGGGTTCAGGAGGAGGCGCGTAAGCGCAACACGCTGATGCACCTCCACGTCGCCCAGGATCCGCGCGAGAACAACGCGACCCTGCAGCGCTACGGGCTGCGGGCGATCCCGTTCCTCGACTCCATTGGCCTGCTGGCGCCCGATCTGATCGCCGTCCACCTCTGCTTCGCCGAGCCGGAAGAGGTCGAGATGGTCGTCCGTAGCGGCGCGCCGATGACCTGCTGCTCGAACTCGATCGGCATCATCGATGGCGTTGTCCCGCCGGCCTGGCAGTTCGTCCAACTGGGCGGCACCGTCGCGCTCGGCTCCGACCAGGCGCCGGGCAACAACTCGCACAACGTCTTCTCCGAGATGCGGGCGACGGCGATGTACGCCAAGATCGCCGCCCGCAGCCCGCTGCCGATGCCGGCCTGGCAGGTGCTGCGGATGGCGACGATCGACGGCGCGAAGGTGCTGGGCATCGACGATGTCGTCGGCAGCCTGGAGGAGGGCAAGGAGGCCGACATCATCATGCTCGACCTGACCCGCCCGCCGCTGGCCCCGGTGCTGCTGCGGCCGGCCCGCAACATCGTCCCGAACCTCGTCTACGCCGAGACCGGATCCAACGTACTCATGACGATGGTCGCCGGCAACATCATCTACCAGGACGGCGAGTACACCAACATCGATCGCCACAAGGTCGCCGCCCGGGTCGCCGAGGCGTCCGCGCGCCTGCAGGACGCAGTCGCCGCCGACCCGCTCACCCACGACCTGGCGATCACCCGGCTGACCAACGAGGGGAAGATCTAGCGGCCACGCGACGACGGGAGGCTCAAGGTGGCGCTCTGCGGAGCGTGGACAGGGCGAGCCCTGCCCCTACGAAACGGTTTCATACCGGTCATACATCGACCCACCAGTACTGCGACTTCCCCTCTCCCACGGTTGGGAGAGGGGCGGGGCGCCCTCTGGGCCGCGGGTGAGGGCCGCTCCCCAACGTGCTAGACTCGTCGGTTGACATATGAAGAGGGAGCGAGGACAGCGAATGACGACTTCTGGCAGCGACGCAACCGCGGGTCGGGTGCGCGTCCGCTTCGCGCCGAGCCCGACCGGCGACCTGCACGTCGGCGGTCTGCGCTCGGCGCTATTCACCTGGCTGTTCGCCCGCAAGCACGGTGGCGACTTCATCCTGCGCATCGAGGACACCGATCGGCGGCGTTACAAGGAAGAGAGCGTCGGGACCATCATTGGCGCGCTGCGCTGGGTCGGGCTCGATTGGGATGAAGGGCCAGAAGTCGGTGGGGAGTACGGCCCGTACTTCCAGAGCGAGCGTCTGTCGCTCTACCAGCAGCATGCTCGCGCGCTGGTAGAGGCCGGCCTGGCGTACGAATGCTTCTGCTCGCCGGAGCGGCTCGACACACTGCGCGCCGAGCAGGTCGCTCGCAAAGTGCCGCCGGGCTACGACCGCCACTGCCGAAACCTGACCGACGAAGAGCGGGCGGCGAAGCACGCCGAGGGGATAACTCCGGTGATCCGCTTCAAGATCCCGGTGGAGGGCACGACGATCGTCCGCGACGAGCTGCGCGGCGAGATCAGCTACGAGAACCGGCTGCTCGAGGACGCAGTGCTGCTGAAGTCGGACGGCTTCCCGACCTACCACCTCGGCGTCGTGGTCGACGATCATCTGATGGAGATCAGCCACGTGATGCGCGGCGAGGAGTGGATTCCCTCCTTCCCGTTGCACGTGCTGATCTACGCGGCGTTTGGCTGGGAGCTGCCAGCCTTCTACCACCTGCCGGTAATCCTCAGCCCGGAGGGCGGCAAGCTCTCCAAGCGCCACGGCGCGGCCGGCGCGCTACAGTACAAGCAGGAGGGCTATCTGCCGGAGGCGCTCCGCAACTATCTGGCGCTCCAGGGGTGGTCGTATGACGACCGCGAGGAGTTCTTCCCGACGCTGGACGACCTGGTCCAGAAGTTCTCGATGGAACGCGT is a window encoding:
- a CDS encoding SDR family oxidoreductase produces the protein MNISAADLQVIVTAGAAGIGLAIATTFADAGARVFVCDIDRDALSALHSARSDIGVAYADVSNPDDVEAMFGEALAFLGGMNVLVNNAGIAGPTAPIEDISIDEWNRTVAIDLNGMFYCTRLAVPFLKTAGGGSIINLSSIGGRLGYPLRTPYAAAKWGVVGLTKSLAIELGPFNVRVNAIQPGVVEGQRIDQVVAARAAMRGIDVDEAMKRFLAPISLGRMVSAQDIANMALFLASPAGASISGQALSVCGDHGYMA
- a CDS encoding GNAT family protein; this translates as MRNALVVGPRLYLRPSEKEDGGDLARFQATEPETFMERGRVPFSPLAFDALIDDIFKQQPPSEVWLTACAKAGDALIGAFQLFDIDWINRTAETGAWIYDPAYRGQGYGTEAKHLLLEYAFDHLQLHALNSYVWEPNVRSASAVQKQGYRPAGRLKWEDVKHGVHRDALLFDLLRDEWVVARDAWRVSLAAREQT
- a CDS encoding SRPBCC family protein, encoding MPGTTTPGPLVGLRDVDPNAFNIPAARDQQDRAELAERQRFDWRPIALGGALVWIGLRRRSLPGFILGAGGSGLALAGLMGKVWLRGPLAPEGEMSVRVEESITIDRPLEQVYRDWHDIENLPRILSNVISVRDHGDGRSRWVVAGPLGRTVTWEAEAINDDANRVLSWRSVGKTAAPNVGAVHFHATPDARGSEVRVRIEYDPPGGPAGAAIARLLGSTASEQVASDLRRFKTWVESSTPTET
- a CDS encoding GNAT family protein, with product MSDERPFGIPLSDDVLARRARLPIKPDPVTLEGKRVRLRPLDLEHDVAPLHAVSNGEPATLGERRVGAYDADAEIWRYMPAGPFVDAAGLGGYLRGLAETPNLLPLCVEDVATGQPVGVVTFMSNFPEHLKIELGNIWYTPLVQGTGANREATYLMLRHAFGLGYRRVEWKCDALNARSRHTAERMGFIFEGIQQAHLIVKGRNRDTAWFRILDHEWPAVEARLRAMMSGRRVDPA
- the dnaA gene encoding chromosomal replication initiator protein DnaA, producing MADSAALDPRYQQLWQSALSDLQGRISRANYETWLRSTTLLGVENGVATVAAPNAFAVDQLRLKFDDEIVAALSAIANRRLTVEYVVGGQGSASPVRAPKPKTRPTPPASRSLREDPAPRPESHQMTLSADARPGLNPGYTFETFVVGPSNRLAHAASMAVGDKPAQAFNPLFIYGGVGLGKTHLMHAVGHRAIDQRPETRVLYVSSEKFTNDLIKSIMGQRTDEFRDRYRSADILMIDDIQFIAGKEATQEEFFHTFNDLFQSGRQIIVSSDRPPKAIPTLAERLRSRFEGGLIVDVQPPDIETRTAILSRKGQSLGVHVPNDVLEYVARKVQSNIRELEGALNKIIALAQLFNAPIRMDIASQALNDAALEARRAQITPERVLAEVMKHYKATLADLRGRGRSKEVVLPRQVAMYVLREETGSSLVEIGALLGGRDHSTVMHGIGKIEREIETNTALRQQVSTIREALYG
- a CDS encoding amidohydrolase family protein, whose translation is MVDTLITGGHLLTMQGDGAGFVENGAVAIEGRRIVAVGPREKVEALGPARRTIDATGKLVMPGLIDAHTHSHSDLGRGWAQEVQPWMASSYGPLMRHADERDSPIGTMLMLMEGVANGTTTFGDYDRPMDALLAVHEQFGNRAVVCENISELNWDKREEWVAQGWKPGDPTPLDPETGERTLATALALYDRWHGRDEGRLRVILGPHAPDFLSKEMLLRVQEEARKRNTLMHLHVAQDPRENNATLQRYGLRAIPFLDSIGLLAPDLIAVHLCFAEPEEVEMVVRSGAPMTCCSNSIGIIDGVVPPAWQFVQLGGTVALGSDQAPGNNSHNVFSEMRATAMYAKIAARSPLPMPAWQVLRMATIDGAKVLGIDDVVGSLEEGKEADIIMLDLTRPPLAPVLLRPARNIVPNLVYAETGSNVLMTMVAGNIIYQDGEYTNIDRHKVAARVAEASARLQDAVAADPLTHDLAITRLTNEGKI
- the gltX gene encoding glutamate--tRNA ligase translates to MTTSGSDATAGRVRVRFAPSPTGDLHVGGLRSALFTWLFARKHGGDFILRIEDTDRRRYKEESVGTIIGALRWVGLDWDEGPEVGGEYGPYFQSERLSLYQQHARALVEAGLAYECFCSPERLDTLRAEQVARKVPPGYDRHCRNLTDEERAAKHAEGITPVIRFKIPVEGTTIVRDELRGEISYENRLLEDAVLLKSDGFPTYHLGVVVDDHLMEISHVMRGEEWIPSFPLHVLIYAAFGWELPAFYHLPVILSPEGGKLSKRHGAAGALQYKQEGYLPEALRNYLALQGWSYDDREEFFPTLDDLVQKFSMERVSSSPSKYNFEKVLWFNQQYINHIVELDDLTRRTLPWLREAGLVGDVVEGTPEYARVHDAVGLIKDKMRLLSEAPDLLRFFFAAPDDYAAELLVPKKTEPAQIAAALPRVREIIGETGVEDEAGLEARLRAVGDELGLKAGQLFMPIRVAISGRTVSPGLFGTLRVLGQDRALERLDAAIDKLGATASA